In Peribacillus simplex, the following are encoded in one genomic region:
- a CDS encoding YolD-like family protein, which translates to MLDENQTEEFDLRIAYATEYNHAVKLTVWDEGFTHDITGCVHYVDPITHELRIEIQPGEYERVAFDGVVGVNVLN; encoded by the coding sequence ATATTAGACGAAAATCAGACGGAAGAGTTCGACCTGCGTATAGCATACGCAACAGAATACAATCATGCGGTAAAGCTAACCGTATGGGATGAAGGATTTACTCACGACATTACAGGCTGTGTTCATTACGTCGATCCGATAACTCATGAGTTGCGGATTGAGATTCAGCCTGGCGAATATGAACGAGTGGCATTCGATGGAGTAGTCGGAGTTAATGTTTTGAATTAA
- a CDS encoding RES domain-containing protein: MKPFVCLHCFNNNFEKSLAKLAKPPLESLINYDANLQRFSKEFNGELFDQWMELNIQEDEFDEYIKKLSIEDDGTGFLRNSEKMPKCSKCREPIFYEDYIVEEEDLNNFLIEVCNILAEDISKHIGFCSNCHIIKDFNEYNQILKEETGIVSEVKGKEPADFLLTFEFPVEYHEIIYPYLKCNHCETRFGERIKVDNERIYDFDDLNDYFSTDIEEMNLYAERFGINFRKVEVSNFSAFLRNNTMLGFKHSVGKRLYKLFECIFKEEEYELLENVKLYRGRTRNIGSKKFDSSQMWSPPIGVSSHGRYNLIGSSVLYLSDDKKYIPHELNYKGDQLLDIATVRINRQLKILDFSKMYGEFGRILSTSPSSTNALKLEYLLTNYIAECCRHIGFHGIKYNGVKKGDYKNIALLNYEQETDISIECITTYQPKITYSLNKHLVPSI; encoded by the coding sequence ATGAAACCATTTGTATGTTTACATTGCTTTAATAATAATTTCGAAAAGAGTCTTGCAAAATTGGCTAAGCCTCCACTAGAAAGCTTGATAAATTATGATGCTAACTTACAAAGATTTTCAAAAGAGTTCAATGGTGAACTATTTGACCAATGGATGGAATTAAATATACAGGAAGACGAGTTTGATGAGTATATAAAAAAACTATCAATAGAAGATGATGGAACAGGTTTTCTGAGAAACTCTGAAAAAATGCCTAAATGTTCTAAGTGTAGAGAACCAATATTTTATGAGGATTACATAGTTGAAGAAGAAGACCTTAATAATTTTCTTATCGAAGTCTGTAACATCTTAGCTGAAGATATCTCAAAGCATATTGGATTTTGTTCGAATTGCCATATTATTAAAGATTTTAATGAATATAATCAGATTCTTAAAGAAGAAACTGGCATAGTTAGTGAAGTAAAAGGAAAAGAACCTGCAGATTTTTTATTAACTTTTGAGTTCCCAGTAGAATATCATGAAATCATCTACCCTTATCTTAAATGCAATCATTGTGAAACTAGATTTGGTGAACGCATAAAAGTAGATAATGAGCGTATCTATGATTTTGACGATTTAAATGATTATTTTTCTACTGATATAGAAGAAATGAATTTGTACGCAGAAAGGTTTGGGATTAATTTTAGAAAAGTTGAGGTGTCTAATTTTTCTGCATTTTTAAGAAATAATACAATGCTTGGTTTTAAGCACTCTGTTGGAAAAAGGTTGTATAAACTGTTTGAGTGTATATTTAAAGAAGAGGAATATGAACTGCTAGAAAATGTAAAATTATATAGAGGGAGAACACGAAATATTGGTTCTAAAAAGTTTGATAGTTCACAAATGTGGAGTCCACCAATTGGTGTGTCGTCACATGGAAGATATAATTTAATAGGCTCTTCAGTATTATATCTATCTGACGATAAAAAATATATACCACATGAGTTAAACTATAAAGGGGATCAACTACTCGATATAGCAACAGTTAGAATAAACAGACAATTAAAAATCCTGGATTTTAGTAAAATGTATGGTGAGTTTGGACGAATATTATCGACAAGCCCTAGTAGTACTAATGCGCTAAAATTAGAATATTTGCTAACAAATTATATAGCCGAATGTTGTAGACATATAGGCTTTCATGGCATTAAATATAATGGAGTTAAAAAGGGGGATTATAAAAACATTGCTTTATTAAATTATGAACAAGAAACTGATATAAGTATTGAATGTATTACAACTTATCAACCTAAAATTACATATTCTTTGAATAAACATCTTGTTCCTTCGATATGA
- a CDS encoding deaminase domain-containing protein, with protein sequence MGNLGSDFYFRSPTGLALRQKYVNFESFVNQLYMEVSIINFTRNTLLFGGNIAVGMLKIKNRKGKIIRPIRYVYSSSGINSTNTEPVFDETMIIDTRAELVEVIHSLDSPFALRPKMHKSVFTPLKVNSQNEIGGLGAFYRKADSEYKILEYFSDVINHYCFVDINTIGLPVTYFQEIHVDIYTSLEPCASCKNVAEQFVDRYPSSNVHFYFDKKYRKQR encoded by the coding sequence ATGGGGAATTTAGGGAGCGATTTTTATTTTAGAAGTCCAACTGGGCTTGCACTTCGGCAAAAGTATGTGAATTTCGAGTCATTTGTAAACCAGTTATATATGGAAGTATCAATAATCAATTTTACAAGAAATACACTTTTATTTGGTGGGAATATTGCTGTAGGCATGCTAAAAATAAAGAACAGAAAAGGTAAGATAATTAGACCAATTAGGTATGTCTATTCTAGCAGCGGTATTAATAGTACGAACACAGAACCTGTATTCGATGAAACGATGATTATAGACACCAGAGCGGAATTGGTAGAGGTTATACATAGTTTGGATAGTCCATTCGCTCTAAGACCAAAAATGCACAAATCTGTTTTTACACCTTTAAAGGTAAATTCTCAAAATGAAATAGGAGGTCTTGGCGCTTTTTACAGGAAAGCTGATTCAGAATATAAAATTTTAGAGTATTTTTCGGATGTAATTAATCATTATTGCTTTGTTGATATTAATACTATTGGGTTACCAGTAACTTATTTTCAAGAAATCCATGTAGATATTTATACTTCTCTCGAACCTTGTGCAAGTTGTAAAAATGTAGCAGAACAATTTGTTGATAGATATCCGAGTAGTAATGTACATTTTTATTTTGATAAGAAATACAGGAAACAGAGGTGA